Genomic DNA from Thiosocius teredinicola:
AAACGCGGCCAACACATCCAGCGATACAAAGGCCTGGGTGAGATGAACCCGGAGCAGCTTTGGGAAACGACCATGGACCCGGCCAGTCGCCGCCTGTTGCGCGTCAACATCGAAGACGTCGTCGGCTCTGATCAGATATTCACGACCTTGATGGGCGACCAGGTCGAACCGCGCCGTGATTTCATCGAACGCAATGCGTTAACCGTCGAAAATCTCGACGTCTAACTATCTACACGTCATAACGTATCCGATGCCCGATTATTCGTTCGGGCGTCGGATTATCCACGATTTTATCCACAGGTTTGCTAAGGCGAAGAAAGACGGTGCGGACTACAGCGCCTAACAGATCGCGAGTGAGCCGGTGTTCGTCTAATGGAAATGTAAGTAAGCGGTTACTTACTATTAGAGCTTTTCAGTAGGGAGAGTTTCCAGCGTGCTCTCGATCCATTCCTCGACTTCACGCATGATCTCAGACGCCTTCTTGCCTTCACTGGCGATGGGTGGGCCGACGACCACATCGATCGTTCCCGGGTACTTTTTCACATCGCGCCGACGCCAGAAAATACCGGCGTTGTGAACAATCGGGACGACTGTCGCTCCGCTACGTTCGGCAAGCAAACCGCCGCCTATACTGTATTTCTTCCGTTCTCCCGGAGCGGTGCGGGTGCCCTCGGGGAAAATGATCACGTTGCGTCCTTCATTGAGGCGTTCGATGCCTTCCGTAACGACCTTCATCGCAGCCTTGCGCCCGGCGGAGCGGTCGATGGCGATCGATTTTGCGAATTTTAATCCCAGCCCAAACAATGGGATGCGCATGAGCTCTTGTTTCAGTATCCACGACTGCGCGGCGGGCAGGATGCCGCGCAGGGCAATCGTCTCCCAGGTCGATTGATGCTTCGCCATGATGATGGCGCCACCAGCCGGTAGGTGTTCTTCACCTTTGATCCGGTAACTGAGTCCACAGACCCATTTCAGCAGCCAAAGATTGGTCGTACCCCAGGCATTTGACATCGTATCGGCGTAGCTGCTCGGCAAAAACCAACCGAACAACGCAATCAATAGACCGAAAACTACGACCGATATGACTAAACCAGCGAAATACAGCAGCGAGCGCAGCAAAATCAAGCGCGTTTTCCTCCTTCCAGGATGTAGTCTACGGCGGCGGCCAGATCGTCGAACCACGGCAAGGTATGCAATTCCGGATGCTTTTCGAAGGTTCGGGTGCCTTTGCCGGTTCTGACCAGCATTGGAACGGCATGTGCCGCAATCGCGGCGTCGATATCGCGCTTGCTATCGCCGATCACCGGTACGCGTGCCAGGGGTAGACCGAAGCGTACGCTGATCGCCCTCAGCAAACCGGGTTTCGGCTTACGGCAATCGCAACCGGCGTCGGGTGCATGCGGGCAAAAAAATATGCCATCGATATGACCACCGACTCGACCGAGTGCGCGCTGAAACTTCGCATGCATCTCGTTGAGATCTTCTACGCTGAACATGCCGCGACCGATACCTGACTGATTGGTCGCAACCGTCACCGCAATCCCGGCATGATTAAGGCGGGCGATCGCTTCCAGGCTGCCCGGTATCGGGATCCACTCGTCGGCGGATTTGATGTAGGCGTCCGAGTCTTGGTTGATCACGCCATCTCTGTCGAGGATCACGAGTTTGGGTAGGTCACTCATCTTGGATCGGTTACCCGCTGATGTGGTGTGATCAATCGACGTCGCGAAACTCGGATACCCGGATGCGGCCGTCGATCATGCGCGATTCACGTTGCATCAGCTTATCCATCTTGTTCCAAAAGGCGCTCTTCAAGTCGAGCTGCGCGGCGATGTCGGTACCCATCACCAAGATCAAAAGGTCGGCTACCTCTTCTGCCAGCGCTTCGCGCGGTTTCCCCTTGGTGACACACGACGAGATCTCGCCCAGTTCCTCGGCCATCAAGGCAACCCGATAGGTGAGTTCTTCGCCACCGGTGTTACGGAAATCATGCTT
This window encodes:
- a CDS encoding lysophospholipid acyltransferase family protein; translated protein: MILLRSLLYFAGLVISVVVFGLLIALFGWFLPSSYADTMSNAWGTTNLWLLKWVCGLSYRIKGEEHLPAGGAIIMAKHQSTWETIALRGILPAAQSWILKQELMRIPLFGLGLKFAKSIAIDRSAGRKAAMKVVTEGIERLNEGRNVIIFPEGTRTAPGERKKYSIGGGLLAERSGATVVPIVHNAGIFWRRRDVKKYPGTIDVVVGPPIASEGKKASEIMREVEEWIESTLETLPTEKL
- a CDS encoding MazG nucleotide pyrophosphohydrolase domain-containing protein encodes the protein MAAHSDSWDDMMRAVQAFHDKHDFRNTGGEELTYRVALMAEELGEISSCVTKGKPREALAEEVADLLILVMGTDIAAQLDLKSAFWNKMDKLMQRESRMIDGRIRVSEFRDVD
- the gmhB gene encoding D-glycero-beta-D-manno-heptose 1,7-bisphosphate 7-phosphatase, with the translated sequence MSDLPKLVILDRDGVINQDSDAYIKSADEWIPIPGSLEAIARLNHAGIAVTVATNQSGIGRGMFSVEDLNEMHAKFQRALGRVGGHIDGIFFCPHAPDAGCDCRKPKPGLLRAISVRFGLPLARVPVIGDSKRDIDAAIAAHAVPMLVRTGKGTRTFEKHPELHTLPWFDDLAAAVDYILEGGKRA